The Blastocatellia bacterium genome contains the following window.
GCCTGTGATGAGTTCACCCCGCCGAACCGGCGCCACCGTTGTTGAAGCGCCTCCTATGTGGAGGATGACTGCATTCTCTTCGGTACTCGCCCCGGACCCTTCCTCGATCAATGTGCCGATGATGCTCGCCACATGTCCCGAGAATAGAGCCGAAGCGGGTTGTCGCAGAAATTCATCGGGCCGGAGAACCCCGGCGTCATTGCCCATGATGAGCAGGGGGGCTGTAATGTCACACCTCCGGAGGCTCTTTTCCACAAGCTCAACCAGACGCACGAGACGGGGCAGAAACCCAGCGATCAGGAGCGACCGCAGGAGAAGATTCTGCGCCTGATCGTTTCCCCCCGCGGGCTGACAAGCCGCCAGGTCGTGCAGCGCTAGAGCAGGCATTCCGAGAGCGACGGATGCCGCCACCACCTCTCGTTCCCGTCGAGACGTCGCAGCTTCATCGGCCACCACGAGGACGCGAGCCCCGCGTGATCGAAGGTCATACAACGTGTTACGGAGGACAGCTTCATGACCAACCTGCTCGGGGTCAAGTCGCAAACTGAGGAGCCTGATGGGATTGGAGAAGGAGTCACTGCTTGGGGCAGTGAATCTCTCCAGTGACCAAGGGGCGCCCACGATCACGAGTCCCACCGCCGGGCTCTCACTTTGGCCGATCGGGTAGGTGCCCCAGGTAGTCCCAAGCACGACGGTCTCGACATCCTGCGCCGCAAAAGACCCTGATCCCGCTGACTGCTGCAGGGCAGTATGCAGCCGCTCCGTTAGATCATCTCGACCGGCGCCCTCTGTCGGGGATTCTCTCCCTTCTGATCTTTGCGCGAACTGGCGGAGTCGGGCGGACATCTCGAGAGGTTTCAGGGGTGATGTCCCCGTCGCCAGAGTGCAAACAGAAACCACCTCTGTCGTGTCGCCGTCAACGGCCACGATCCGAATGTGAGCGACACCGACATCGAGCCCAATTCGGATCCTCCGTCGTCCCATAGAGGGTGTGGATCACTCGGCCCCTCAACCAATCCGCACAGACGCCAGGGATCAAGCCTCCCCCGGTACCCGCAATGCCACACAAATTACGCCGACATCCCGGCACGCCGTCGCCCAGAGGTTGCAAGGCCGAGCTTGGATCTCTGGAGAATCTATCATCTCGCCGACTCGATGATTCTCAATCTTCCGGCTGCTTTTTCCTCGTTCTCGGCGGGCTAGCAAATGATGCCTGCTCTTCACTGATGCCCGCTCGACGATTAACGACCCGCGCCAGCACAAAGAGAAGATCGGACAAACGATTGAGGTAGACGATCAACTCAGGATTGATCGCCTCTTCTTTTGAGAGCTTCACAACCTTCCGTTCGGCGCGCCGCGTCACGGCTCGGGCGAGATGCAAAAGAGCCCCCGCCGGAGCGCCTCCGGGGAGAACGAACTCCTTAAGGGGAGGAATTTGACGATTGAATTCGTCAATCGTGCGTTCGAGCCGGAGACTCTCCTCCCGGGTGATTCTGGGGGCATCGAGATTTAGGGGACTGGCCAGATCGGCTCCCACCGTGAAAAGCGTATTTTGGAGGGTCGCCAGGATGCCATCAATCTCTTTATCCTGCACGTGGCAGCGGACAAGTCCGAGCAGGGAATTCACCTCATCAATTTCACCATAGGCATCAACCCGAGGCGAATCCTTGCCGACGCGCTGACCTCCCACCAGGGATGTCTCGCCGCTATCGCCCGTTCGCGTGTAGACTTTTGTGATACGCATAAGAGTCTTCGCTCAGCCACGAATACCAGCAAACGGCACCGCTTCATACCAGCCGGATGACAAACAGAGGGAGAATATACGCGGGCTCCGGCGGCGGTGTCAAAGAGTCCCCGAATTAGCAAGGAACACACCCTGACAGCGGACGGGCGACGTAGTATAATCGTGCTGCTTCGCGGAGAAACCCTTGAAGGAGCGGGCCGATGAGTGAGGGGTGGTCGTGGCTTATCGCCCTCGCGCTGGCCGTCGGTGTGGTGGCACTGCTTGTGCGCGATTACCGGCGGAAGCAGACGCGCACGGACGAACAATACCAGGCGGACGTAAGGCGAGCGGGAGTTTCCTGGATCGGAGCGGCGGCCCTCAGTCTCCACAAACTTCTCCAGCCGGGCGTTGAGAAAGCAATCTCGTACGTGCAGGACGAGAGGGAAGGAATGACCGAGAACGATCATGATACCGGGCTCGACCCTCGCAACGGGCGGAGGTGACGCCATGAGTGCCAGCCGTGATCCAATTGTCGCGGGCGGCCGCAGTGAGATCAAAAAACTGACCTCACTGCTTCAGATCAGCCAGACACTCGGTCAGCCGCTGAATCTCCGGGCAGCGCTCGCGCGCGTCCTGGAAATCCTGGAGGAAAATCATGGTGTGGTCTCGGCGATTGTCGTCCTCCAGGATGAAAGGGATGAGCTTTTGAAGATCGAAAGCGCCATCGGTATCAGCCCTCAGGCGCGTCGCCGCAGCCAATACCAGGTGGGTGAGGGAATCATCGGGCGCGTCGTGGAAAGCGGCCGTCCCATTGTCGTGCCCAAGGCCAGTCAGGAGCCACTCTTTCTGAACCGCACCGGTATTCTCAAGGGCCCTCACGAGGAGCTCACCTTCATCTGTGTCCCCGTTTCCGTTGATCGGCAGACAGTGGGAGCACTGGGCGTCGCCCTCCGCTACAAGCGTGAGCGCGATTATGACCAGTCGGTTCAGTTTTTCAGCATCGTCGGCTCGATGATCGCTCAGGCGGTCAAAGTGAATCGCCTCATCGAGGCGGAAAAACAGCGCCTGCTCGATGAGAATCTCACACTCAAGATGGAGCTGCGCCAGCGCTACGACTTCAGCAACATCGTGGGGACGAGTCGTCCGATGCAGGATGTCTATGAGCAGGTCGCCCAGGTGGCCAAGACCAACACAACTGTCCTCATTCGAGGAGAGTCAGGAACAGGCAAGGAGCTTATCGCGCGGGCCATCCACTATAACTCCCTGCGGGCGGATAAGCCGTTCATCAAGGTGAGCTGCGCCGCCTTGCCCGAAAGTTTGATCGAAGCCGAGCTTTTCGGCTACGAAAAGGGAGCCTTCACCGGGGCCTACAGTCGCAAAAAGGGCCGCTTTGAACTCGCCGACCACGGCACGCTCTTTCTGGACGAAATCGGCGACCTCAGCCCCTCGACTCAGGTCAAGCTCTTGCGCGTCCTCCAGGAGCGCGAGTTCGAGCGCCTGGGGGGCACGGAAACCATCTCCGTAGACGTCCGACTCATCGCGGCGACCAACCGCGATCTGGAAGGGGCACTGCGTGACGGCACCTTCCGCGAAGACCTCTATTATCGGCTCAACGTCTTCACCATCTATCTTCCTCCCCTGCGCGAGCGGAAATCGGATATTCTGCTTCTGGCCGATCACTTCCTGGAGAAGTACGCGCGGCTCCATCGCAAGGACATTCGAAGGATCTCGACCCCCGCGATTGATATGCTCATGAGTTACCACTGGCCCGGGAATGTCCGTGAGCTGGAGAACATCATCGAGCGGGCCGTTCTCGTGTGTGAGGGAAATGTCATTCACAGTCATCACCTGCCGCCCACGCTCCAGACTGCCGAGGCCTCGGGAACCCTTCCGCGACGGTCCCTCGCGGAAGCGGTGCAGGCCTACGAGAAGGATCTCATCCTCGATGCGCTCAAAACCACACGCGGTAACATCACCCGAGCTGCGCGCCTCCTCAATACGACCAAGCGAATCCTCGGCTACAGGGTCAAAAGGCTCAAGATTGACGTCTCTCGTTTCAAGGAGTAGAGTCGGCGACGCTGTCCGAGCGACCGGAGGCAATGGTACGAATGGGTTGCCCCAGCGGACGATGACTCCCGGATGAGACCGGCGACTCACAATGGGACACCCGCCGCAGGCCTTCCTAACAAAAAGCTGGATGGGCGAGGTCGAAGGGCCACCGAGGGGACCGACAGTATGTGACAATTTTGTCCCTTTTCCTGAAATCTGTGACACTTTTGTTCCATTTCCCTTTCCCCTCGACCGCCGGCGGGTGTTCATGCGGTAGCGGTGAGACAATCCTTCCGCGGCAATCACTGGATGTTGGGGTTTGCCAGGAACCCGGCTCAATATCTGGTGGGGAAGCCTGATGCCCGAGACAGCCCATGTGAGAGTGACGGAGTTCCCCATGCCCCTTCGGTGAAGCGGAGGATTTCACGAGCAGGGGCCAACGGATGAATGGCAGGTAGTACGACCTCATTTCCCCGAGGGATGCACGCCGGGCACCGCTCTCTCCGCTGGCGAGACCGGAGCCGGACAAAAATGGGACATTTTTGTATCTTTCGAGTCTGTTTGGTACACTATTGTCGCATTCCATTCCGTTCGGCCTCTCCCCGATCCAGGCTTCGTTGGCGCCCTTTCCTCGCGTTCTCAATGGGTTACAGGAAAGATTGAAGTGCCTTGGTCTCGTGGAACACCGTTTGCAAAATGCCACTTCGGTCGAAATTGTCGGTCGTTTCTTATGACCGTGCGGCCGGCGCAACATGGAGAGACCCTGGGTGCAGCCGGGGATGATTTGTGGAAAAGGCGACTTTTGAGTCTGCGATGCAATACGAAAGCTTGTGCACCAATACTGGAGGAAGCCATGCCAGGCGAATACGGTGAGATCATGCGATTTCTCATGTACCATCGCGAACGGTACTCCACCGAGGAGGAATTCCGTCATTTCCTCGCGACGGAGATTCGGAAGCTTGTCCTTGACCTCCGGGATTTCGACATTATCATTTCGGTCCTACCGGAGTTCCTCAAACCCCGCTCGCTTGAGCAAGTTGGGGCGCCCGCTCCGGGACGGGCGGCGGTATAGGTGCGCTCAGCAGGGCGGTCAGGGCTGGTTGGGCCCGCGGGAATTCCGGGAGTGCTCGAAGTAGAAAAATCACAAACTGCTCAGGAGGTCGAATGACGCCTAAAGAAGTCCTGTCATTTGCCAAGGAACAGGGTGCCAAATTCGTTGACATGCGCTTTACCGATCTGCCCGGTCAATGGCAGCACATGATTTTTCCCATCGAGGAGCTGTCGGAGCGCTCCTTCGAGGAAGGGTTCGGGTTTGACGCCTCTTCGATTCGAGGCTGGGCGGCGATTCACGAAAGTGACATGCTCGTTGTGCCTGATCCCTCGCGGTGCTGGATTGACCCGTTTTTCAAGGAACCAACACTGGTGATGATCGGAACGGTGGTTGATCCAATCACCAAGCAGGAATATGAATTCGACCCTCGGGGGGTGGCACGACGGGCGGAAGCCTATCTCCGGTATACCGGGATCGCAGACGTGGCTTATTTTGGGCCGGAAGCCGAGTTTTTCATCTTCGACGATGTGGTCTACCACAACGATAGCTACACGGCCGAGTACTCCATTCACAGCGATGAGGCCGCCTGGAAGGAGAGCGGCAGCGGCTATCGCATTCGGCACAAGGAGGGATATGTGCCGACGCCCCCGCTCGATACGCTGGTGGACCTGCGTTCGGAGATCACCCTCCGGCTACGCCAGGTGGGAATCGAAGTGGAGTGTCACCATCACGAAGTGGCCACGGCGGGTCAGGGGGAGATTGACTTCCGTTACTCGAACCTGACGACGACTGCCGACAATGTGATGATCTTCAAGTACGTCGTCAAGAACACCGCTCGGGCCTGGGGCAAGGTGGCCACCTTCATGCCCAAGCCCATCTATGGCGACAACGGCAGCGGTATGCACTGCCATCAGTCGCTGTGGAAAGGGGGCAAGCCGCTCTTTGCCGGAGATGAATACGCCGGACTGTCGCGGGAGGCGCTCTATTACATCGGGGGACTACTCAAGCATGCGCCGGCACTTGCGGCACTGGTGGCGCCGACAACCAACAGTTATCGGCGCCTGGTGCCCGGTTATGAAGCTCCGGTGAACCTCGCCTACTCGCGTCGCAATCGAAGTGCCGCCGTGCGCATCCCGATGTACTCGCCGAGTCCAAAGGCGAAGCGACTGGAATTTCGCCCGCCGGACCCCAGCTGCAACCCGTATCTCGCCTTTGCCGCCATGCTCATGGCCGGTCTCGATGGAATCGAACAGCGGATTGATCCGGGCGAGCCGCTTGATCGGGATATTTACGACATGAGTCCGGAGGAGTTGAAGAACGTCCCGAGCCTGCCCGGTTCTCTCGAAGAGGCGTTGGCTGCTCTGGAACGGGACTACGACTTCTTGCTCAAGGGAGATGTTTTCACCGAGAGTCTCATCGAGCGCTGGATCCGTTATAAGCGTGAGCGGGAAGTGAATCAACTTCGACTCCGACCCCATCCTTACGAGTTCGCGCTTTATTTCGACGTGTAGATGATGGGGTCACTGGCCTGCTGATTGGCTGACTCGGCGACTCACCATCGGGGTGGGCTGGCGAGTCACGGTCCTTACACTCTCGGTGTCGGCGAAGGAGAGGCATTTTTCATCGAGTGAGGTCAGAAAAATGAACGCAACGGTGATGGGGGAAACAGAAGAGCAACGAATTGATCTCGAGCGCGACAGTTGCGGAGTTGGGTTTATCGCCGATCTTCAGGGGCGTCGCCGCCATGATATCTTGGAGATGGGCCTGACGGCTCTTTCCCGGATGCGTCATCGAGGGGCCGTCTCTGCTGATGCTGAAACGGGAGATGGAGCGGGTGTCCTCTTTCAATTGCCCTCGCAGTTTTTCCGGCGCGAGTTGCTGCGGCGGGGAGTGCGCTTGTCTCCAAAGGCGCGTGTCGCCGTCGGAATGGTCTTTCTGCCGGCATCCCCGGAGGATTACGAGGCGAGCAAACGCACGATTGAAGACGTGATTGCGCGAACCGGTAGGGCAGGCGCGTCCCTCCACGCCTCCTCGGTCTGCTCGGACACTTCTGGGTCTCCTCCCCGAAGTGTCCGGATTCCCCTGCAATGTCTCGGATGGCGACGGGTCCCTGTGGATCTGGAAGTGCTGGGTGAGGAGGCGCGGGCTGCTTGCCCGATCATCGAACAGGTGATCATTGCTCCCACCTCCCCCTGTTCGAGTGACGCGCTCGAACGGACTCTTTTTCTGGTCAGAAAAGAGATCGAGCATCGCCTGTCGGTTGCGGGACTTTCGGCGCACATCGTCTCACTGTCACATCGAACGATAGTCTACAAGGCATTGCTCGTGTCGTCCGATCTCCGAAGATTCTTCCCGGATCTTCAGAGGCTGGATTTCCGCACGCGATTTACCATCTTTCACGGCCGCTACAGCACCAACACGCGACCGAGCTGGAGGTTGGTTCAGCCGTTTCGCTTCCTGGCCCATAATGGGGAGATCAATACGCTCCAGGGAAATCGCCGGTGGGTCCAGGCGCGGACGGAGATGCTCGCCTCTGTGTGGGGCGGCGAAACGAAATGGCTTGTGCCCCTCCTTGACGAACGAGCGAGCGACTCAGCCAATTTAGACAACGTGCTGGAGCTGCTCTTTTTCTCAGGGCGCTCTTTGCTTCATGCGATGTCCATGCTGGTGCCGGAAGCCTACGGGCGCGACCCGGAAAAGGATCCTGCTATCGGTGCCTTCTACGAGTATCATGAATGTCTCATCGAACCTTGGGACGGACCGGCGGCCCTCTGCTTCACCGATGGGCGTATCGTTGGAGCTGCGCTCGACCGAAACGGACTCCGTCCCGCTCGCTACGTCATCACGAGTGATGGACTCATGGTCCTCGCGTCGGAAGTCGGCGTGCTGCCGTTAAGTGAGTCGCACATTGTTGAGAAAGGTCGCCTCGGTCCGGGCAGTATGGTTGCCCTCGATACGGCTTCCCGCCGCCTCTATCGAGATGAAGAGATCAAGCGGCGCCTGGCCCGACGACGCCCCTATCGGCACTGGCTGAAGCAGCACCTGATTGAGATTGATCGAGACGCCCCATCGGTGGAGTCTGACGCCCCATCCTTATCGAACCCGTTGAAAACCCTTCAACGAACCTTTGGCTACACGCGCGAGGATCTCGAACTCATCTTGAGCCAGATCGCAATCGAAGGCAAAGAGCCCATTGGTTCGATGGGAGATGACACGCCGTTGCCTGCGCTTTCACAGAAGCCGCGGCTCATTTACGACTATTTCAAGCAGCTTTTCGCTCAAGTGACGAATCCCCCTATTGATCCTCTGCGGGAGCGACTCGTCATGTCGCTCGATACATGGATCGGACCGCGATCCAACTGGCTCAAAGAGGAGCCCGAAGCCTGCCGGATGATTCGCTTCAGAAGCCCTATCTTGACGGGCAATCAGTTTCGCTGGCTGAAGGCGCAGCGAGGACTTCCTGTCGCAATTCTTCCCACCCGCTTCCCGGTGAGTCGAGCAGGAGAAGGGCTGCGTCAATCTATCGAGCGCTTATGCGCTCAGGCGGAAAAAGCGGTCGAGCAGGGCGCGGGCATACTCATTCTCAGCGACCGCAACGTGTCAGGGCGATGGGCTCCCATCCCGATGTTGCTGGCCGTCGGTGCCGTGCATCAGCACCTTCTCCGAAGTGGAAAACGAATGCGCGTCGGCCTCGTCGCCGAAGTGGGTGATGCCCGCCAGGATCATCATTTCGCCTGTTTGATCGGATATGGAGCAAGCGCCGTTTACCCCTATTTGGCCTACGAGTCTGTGGCCGCGTTGGCCGAAGAGAAGGCAATGATAGACCGCCACCATGCCGTCATTACCTATCGGCAGGTCATAGGGAAGGGTTTGCTCAAGATCATGTCAAAGATGGGGATCTCGGTTCTCTCAAGCTATCACGGCGCTCAGTTGTTTGAAGCCGTCGGATTGGCGCCGGAGGTGATCTCCCGCTGCTTCTCGGGTACACCGTCACGAATCGGAGGGGTTGGCTGGGAGGGAATCGCGGCAGATGTGCTTCAGTTCCACCAGAGGGCGTTCGGAAAGGAGGACGTTTTCTTCCAGCCGGGGTATCACTCGAACACGACGAAAATAATGGCGCCTCGGGGTGCTCATGTCATTGCACGTTCAGAGGGAACAACCTCTCTTGACGATTACGGCTTCTATCGTTTTCGGAAAAACGGCGAATATCATGCGTTCAATCCGGGGGTGATCCGAACGTTGCATCGCGTTGCCCAGAGCAACGGGGATCAAGGGCGAGGACCGGCTCCGACTGAACTGTATCACGCCTATCGCGCAGCCGTTGAAGATCGTCCTCCCCTCGCCCTGCGGGATTTTCTCACTTTTGATTCGCCCCGACGACCCATTTCGATCAGTGAAGTGGAGCCGGTCGGTGAGATCGTGAAGCGGTTTTCCACCTCCGGGATGTCGCACGGGGCGCTCAGCCGGGAAGCACACGAAGCACTGGCCATCGCTATGAATCGGCTGGGTGCCCGGTCCAATAGCGGCGAGGGGGGCGAGGATCCCTCCCGTTACCGACGTCCACGGGATGGGGACTGGGCGGGCAACGCCATCAAACAGGTCGCATCGGCGCGATTTGGTGTGACACCGGCCTATCTCGTCTCGGCTGATGAGCTGGAGATCAAAATCGCGCAAGGATCAAAGCCGGGCGAGGGAGGACAGCTTCCCGGTCATAAAGTGACGGTGGAGATTGCCCGTCTTCGTCACGCGACGCCTGGCATAGCGCTCATCTCGCCACCCCCACATCACGATATTTATTCGATTGAGGACCTGGCCGAGCTAATTTATGACCTCCGCCAGATCAACCCTCGCGCCCGCATTGCCGTCAAGCTTGTGGCCGAAGCGGGTATCGGGACGATTGCCGCCGGCGTCGTCAAAGCCGGGGCCGATGTGGTTCACATTAGCGGGCATGATGGGGGGACCGGAGCATCGCCTCTCAGTTCGATCAAGTACGCCGGGATTCCCTGGGAGCTGGGCCTTCGTGAGGTCCAGGCGGCGCTCATGGCCAATGCTCTCCGGGGCCGGGTCGTCCTCCGCGTGGACGGAGGGTTGAAGACAGGTCGGGATGTCGTCCTCGCGGCCATGCTGGGCGCCGATGAATTTGGCTTCGGGACGGCAGCTCTCATTGCTCTGGGTTGTGTCATGGCTCGTCAGTGTCATCTTAATACCTGTCCGGTCGGAATCGCCACCCAGCGCGAGGACCTGCGCGCCCGCTTTCGCGGAAAGCCGGAACATGTTGTGCGCTTCTTTCTCTCTGTGGCCGAGCAGGTGCGAGAGATCCTCGCTCATCTCGGGTTTCGCCGCTTCGAGGAGATCATCGGGCGGAGCGACCTCGTCAAGCTTCGTGCACCCGATGGCTTCGTACTGGACGATGCTGAAAACCACACCCCTACTCGGGGAACCCTCTACCCGGGGAAAAAGAAGCAGCCCTCAGTAGTGGTCGGAGGAGCAAAAAGCGCCCGACTTGACCTGAGCATCCTCGTCGAAGCGGATTCTGCAACAGGATCGCGTGCTCGGAGATTTCTTCAGACGGCTCGCCGACAACATCCCGTACTCGATGATGTCATCCTTGGCGAGATCGCACCGTCGCTCGAGAGGGGGCAAGATGTTCATCTTTCTTTCCACATCAGCAATACCGACCGGGCCGTGGGAGCGAGGCTCGCCGGAGAGATCGTTCGGCGGTACGGTGATAAAGGACTCTCCAGGCAATCCATTGAGATCACATTTCGCGGAACGGCGGGTCAGAGCTTTGGGGCTTTCTGCGTCTCCGGGTTGCGGCTTCTTCTTTTCGGGGATGCCAACGATTATGTGGGGAAAGGGATGGCCGGGGGAGAGATTGTGATTCGTCCGTCCGAGGCGGCTCGCTTCACCTGGCACGAAAATGTCATCGTGGGGAACACAGTCCTGTATGGTGCAACTGGAGGTCGGCTGTTTGCCGCCGGTCGCGCCGGAGAGCGGTTTGCCGTACGAAATAGCGGGGCCGTTGCCGTTGTCGAAGGCGTGGGAGATCACGGCTGTGAGTATATGACCGGTGGCGCGGTGGTTGTTCTGGGCGACGTAGGGTTCAACTTCGCTGCGGGTATGACCGGAGGCATCGCCATTGTGCTGGATGAGACCGAGCGCCTCATTCACCGGGTCAATCACGACCTCGTTTCACTGGCTCCCCTGGAAACGGCCGATGAACAGTGGCTGCGGGCCCTGCTCGTGAGCTACTGGGAAGCGACCTCGAGCCCTCGCGCCCGCATGCTGCTTGACTCCTGGAGCCACTGGGTCACGGCCTTCAGGAAGATCCTGCCCAAGTCGCCGGGAGAAATGGCTCTGCCTCCCCACGATCGGTTGCAAGACGACAGGAGATGGGATTTCTCTGATCTCAGTTATCGTTCAGGGGAAAGCCCCGTCGTCACCTATGGCTCGATCAATACGACGGAACTCGCACGATCCGGCAGACACCTATAACTTCCCCCGAATTGTTGACAAACCGGCGTCTGTTCATCGCGCTCCAGATCGCACGGAAAGGAGACCCTCCCATCATCTTCGAGCGGGGATTCCGTTAACATGGACGTTACACGGCCCTGATAGTCTTCTCTGTCACATGCGGCAGGAGTGATTGCCTGGAGCGGTCGGTCAGCCTCTTCGAGAGGCTTCTGCCGAAAAATTATGATGAACTCAAGGGGATCCACGGAGGTAAGAAGTGAAAGCGAAATCGAATGCAACGAGGCACTATCTTCTGGCCAGCGATTTTGATAAGACGCTGAGCTTCAACGATTCCGGCCATGTCTTGAGCGAGTTGCTGAACTTATCGGGGTTCGAGCAGAAGGTTGCATCGCTGGCGCGGATCAACCTGGTTCAGCAAGGGGGTGAGTTGGCATATCTCCTCCTGCATGACCCCGATTATCGGGGAGTGCGACGCGAACACCTGGTGGAAGTCGGTAAGCGAATTCGGCTCAAGAAGAACATCTCTCTCCTCGCGCGCTTCCTCGAAGGTGGCATCGAAGGGCATCGCTTCTCCTTTTATGTGATCTCGGCAGCTCCTGAGGATGTCATCCGATCGGCGCTCGAGGGGATCGTCCCCGCCGATCACATCTACGGGACTCAGTTCGAGTATGATCCCTCGACGGGGGAGATCCGTTCTATTCTTCGGGTCCCGGCGGGATACGGAAAGGTGGCTGTTCTCGATGATCTCCAATCGCGGTTGCAGGTGAGCCATCACCATATCATCTATGTCGGCGATGGTGTGTCGGACGTGCATGTCATGCTCCACGTCAATCAGCGAGAAGGGTACACAATCGCCGTGTCGGAGGCGCGGTACATTGCCCATATCGCCAAACGAACGATTCTGAGCGATGATGCCTTCAGCATTGTCGTGCCCATTTTAGAGGATATTGCTGGCTGGCCGGCCGATCGCATCCGAGCCTTATTTGAATCACAGGGGTTGCTCATTCAGGAGTGGGGGAAGGTTCGCACCGACTGGCTGACGATCCGGGAGTCTCCTGGTCCCGCATTGCTGAATCAGGGCATCCCCGAAGGTTATGATGGTCGCAACAGTCGGGATCTCGCGGGTTGACCCCCTTCGATTTTGTTCGACATTGACGGCTGGGTTCGGTCGTTGAGGGAAGCAAAATCTACATCCGTCGCACCCCGACAGGAGTGGCAGCAGGGCGGTACGGTTACCTTTTCCTCCGGTCGTTCGACGGAGACGACCCTCGAACCACAGGGCGACGACCCGACCGGGGCCTCTAAAGGATCCAGCCCTTTTGGCGCCCCTGCGCTCGG
Protein-coding sequences here:
- a CDS encoding glutamate synthase-related protein, whose protein sequence is MNATVMGETEEQRIDLERDSCGVGFIADLQGRRRHDILEMGLTALSRMRHRGAVSADAETGDGAGVLFQLPSQFFRRELLRRGVRLSPKARVAVGMVFLPASPEDYEASKRTIEDVIARTGRAGASLHASSVCSDTSGSPPRSVRIPLQCLGWRRVPVDLEVLGEEARAACPIIEQVIIAPTSPCSSDALERTLFLVRKEIEHRLSVAGLSAHIVSLSHRTIVYKALLVSSDLRRFFPDLQRLDFRTRFTIFHGRYSTNTRPSWRLVQPFRFLAHNGEINTLQGNRRWVQARTEMLASVWGGETKWLVPLLDERASDSANLDNVLELLFFSGRSLLHAMSMLVPEAYGRDPEKDPAIGAFYEYHECLIEPWDGPAALCFTDGRIVGAALDRNGLRPARYVITSDGLMVLASEVGVLPLSESHIVEKGRLGPGSMVALDTASRRLYRDEEIKRRLARRRPYRHWLKQHLIEIDRDAPSVESDAPSLSNPLKTLQRTFGYTREDLELILSQIAIEGKEPIGSMGDDTPLPALSQKPRLIYDYFKQLFAQVTNPPIDPLRERLVMSLDTWIGPRSNWLKEEPEACRMIRFRSPILTGNQFRWLKAQRGLPVAILPTRFPVSRAGEGLRQSIERLCAQAEKAVEQGAGILILSDRNVSGRWAPIPMLLAVGAVHQHLLRSGKRMRVGLVAEVGDARQDHHFACLIGYGASAVYPYLAYESVAALAEEKAMIDRHHAVITYRQVIGKGLLKIMSKMGISVLSSYHGAQLFEAVGLAPEVISRCFSGTPSRIGGVGWEGIAADVLQFHQRAFGKEDVFFQPGYHSNTTKIMAPRGAHVIARSEGTTSLDDYGFYRFRKNGEYHAFNPGVIRTLHRVAQSNGDQGRGPAPTELYHAYRAAVEDRPPLALRDFLTFDSPRRPISISEVEPVGEIVKRFSTSGMSHGALSREAHEALAIAMNRLGARSNSGEGGEDPSRYRRPRDGDWAGNAIKQVASARFGVTPAYLVSADELEIKIAQGSKPGEGGQLPGHKVTVEIARLRHATPGIALISPPPHHDIYSIEDLAELIYDLRQINPRARIAVKLVAEAGIGTIAAGVVKAGADVVHISGHDGGTGASPLSSIKYAGIPWELGLREVQAALMANALRGRVVLRVDGGLKTGRDVVLAAMLGADEFGFGTAALIALGCVMARQCHLNTCPVGIATQREDLRARFRGKPEHVVRFFLSVAEQVREILAHLGFRRFEEIIGRSDLVKLRAPDGFVLDDAENHTPTRGTLYPGKKKQPSVVVGGAKSARLDLSILVEADSATGSRARRFLQTARRQHPVLDDVILGEIAPSLERGQDVHLSFHISNTDRAVGARLAGEIVRRYGDKGLSRQSIEITFRGTAGQSFGAFCVSGLRLLLFGDANDYVGKGMAGGEIVIRPSEAARFTWHENVIVGNTVLYGATGGRLFAAGRAGERFAVRNSGAVAVVEGVGDHGCEYMTGGAVVVLGDVGFNFAAGMTGGIAIVLDETERLIHRVNHDLVSLAPLETADEQWLRALLVSYWEATSSPRARMLLDSWSHWVTAFRKILPKSPGEMALPPHDRLQDDRRWDFSDLSYRSGESPVVTYGSINTTELARSGRHL
- a CDS encoding haloacid dehalogenase-like hydrolase; this encodes MKAKSNATRHYLLASDFDKTLSFNDSGHVLSELLNLSGFEQKVASLARINLVQQGGELAYLLLHDPDYRGVRREHLVEVGKRIRLKKNISLLARFLEGGIEGHRFSFYVISAAPEDVIRSALEGIVPADHIYGTQFEYDPSTGEIRSILRVPAGYGKVAVLDDLQSRLQVSHHHIIYVGDGVSDVHVMLHVNQREGYTIAVSEARYIAHIAKRTILSDDAFSIVVPILEDIAGWPADRIRALFESQGLLIQEWGKVRTDWLTIRESPGPALLNQGIPEGYDGRNSRDLAG